The following are encoded together in the Equus quagga isolate Etosha38 chromosome 1, UCLA_HA_Equagga_1.0, whole genome shotgun sequence genome:
- the LOC124252436 gene encoding olfactory receptor 9K2-like produces MGDRETSNHSEVTDFILVGFRVRLELHILLFLLFLLVYAMILLGNVGMMAIIMTDPHLNTPMYFFLGNLSFIDLFYSSVIAPKAMINFWSKSKSISFAGCVTQLFLFALFIVTEAFLLAAMAYDRFIAICNPLLYSVQMSTRLCSQLVAGSYFCGCISSVLLTSVTFTLSFCASRAIDHFYCDYRPLQRISCSDLYILKIVSFFLCSIIILPTIIVIIVSYMYIVSTVLKIRSTEGRKKAFSTCSSHLGVVSVLYGAVIFMYVIPDRFPELSKVASLCYTLVTPMLNPLIYSLRNKDVKEALRKILEKKIFLFNSILTLI; encoded by the coding sequence ATGGGTGACAGAGAAACAAGCAATCACTCAGAAGTGACTGACTTCATTCTCGTGGGCTTCAGGGTCCGCCTAGAGCTccacatcctcctcttcctgctatTTCTGCTCGTCTATGCCATGATCCTTCTAGGGAATGTTGGGATGATGGCCATTATCATGACTGATCCCCACCTGAACACACCAATGTATTTCTTCCTAGGCAACCTCTCCTTCATTGATCTCTTCTACTCATCTGTTATTGCACCCAAGGCTATGATCAACTTCTGGTCTAAGAGCAAGTCCATCTCCTTTGCAGGCTGTGTGACCCAgctcttcctctttgctctcttcATTGTAACTGAAGCATTTCTTCTGGCAGCCATGGCTTATGACCGCTTCATCGCCATCTGCAACCCACTCCTTTACTCTGTTCAGATGTCAACACGTCTCTGCTCTCAGTTGGTGGCTGGTTCCTATTTCTGTGGCTGCATCAGCTCAGTTCTTCTTACCAGCGTGacatttactttatctttttgTGCTTCTCGGGCCATTGATCACTTTTACTGTGATTACCGTCCACTTCAGAGGATTTCTTGTTCTGATCTCTACATTCTTAagatagtttcttttttcttatgcaGTATTATTATTTTGCCTACCATAATTGTCATTATTGTGTCTTATATGTATATTGTGTCCACAGTGCTAAAGATACGCTCCACTGAGGGACGTAAGAAAGCCTTCTCCACTTGCAGCTCTCACCTAGGAGTTGTGAGTGTGCTGTATGGAGCCGTCATTTTTATGTATGTCATCCCTGACAGATTTCCTGAGCTCAGTAAGGTGGCCTCCTTATGTTACACCTTAGTCACTCCCATGTTGAATCCTTTGATTTACTCTCTGAGAAACAAAGATGTCAAAGAAGCTCTGAGAAAGAtcctagagaaaaaaatatttttattcaattctaTTTTAACATTGATATAA